One Neisseria sicca genomic region harbors:
- the miaB gene encoding tRNA (N6-isopentenyl adenosine(37)-C2)-methylthiotransferase MiaB, whose protein sequence is MKKVFIRTFGCQMNEYDSEKMLAVLAEENGGIEQVTEADEADIILFNTCSVREKAQEKVFSDLGRVRPLKEKNPDLIIGVAGCVASQEGENIIKRAPYVDVVFGPQTLHRLPKMIVDKETSGLSQVDISFPEIEKFDHLPPARVEGGAAFVSIMEGCSKYCSFCVVPYTRGEEFSRPLNDVLTEIANLAQQGVKEINLLGQNVNAYRGEMEDGEICDFATLLRIVHEIPGIERMRFTTSHPREFTDSIIECYRDLPKLVSHLHLPIQSGSDRVLSAMKRGYTALEYKSIIRKLRAIRPDLCLSSDFIVGFPGETEREFEQTLKLVKDIAFDLSFVFIYSPRPGTPAANLPDDTPHAEKVRRLEALNEVIEAETARINQTMIGTVQRCLVEGISKKDPDQLQARTANNRVVNFTGTPDMINQMIDLEITEAYTFSLRGKPVEA, encoded by the coding sequence ATGAAAAAAGTATTTATCCGCACCTTCGGCTGCCAAATGAACGAATACGACAGCGAAAAAATGCTCGCCGTACTCGCCGAAGAAAACGGCGGCATCGAACAAGTGACCGAAGCCGACGAAGCCGACATCATCCTCTTCAACACCTGCTCCGTGCGCGAAAAAGCGCAGGAAAAAGTGTTCTCCGACTTAGGCCGCGTACGCCCGCTCAAAGAAAAAAATCCCGACCTCATCATCGGCGTGGCCGGCTGCGTCGCCTCCCAAGAAGGCGAAAACATCATCAAACGCGCGCCTTATGTGGACGTCGTCTTCGGCCCGCAAACGCTGCACCGACTGCCCAAAATGATTGTGGATAAAGAAACCAGCGGCCTGTCGCAAGTCGATATTTCCTTCCCCGAAATCGAAAAATTCGACCACCTGCCGCCCGCCCGCGTCGAAGGCGGCGCAGCATTCGTGTCCATCATGGAAGGCTGTTCCAAATACTGCTCGTTCTGCGTCGTCCCCTACACCCGCGGCGAAGAGTTCTCCCGCCCGTTGAACGACGTTTTGACCGAAATCGCTAACCTTGCCCAGCAAGGCGTGAAAGAAATCAACCTCTTGGGACAAAACGTCAACGCCTATCGCGGCGAAATGGAAGACGGCGAAATCTGCGACTTCGCCACCCTGCTGCGCATCGTCCACGAAATCCCCGGCATCGAGCGTATGCGCTTCACCACCAGCCACCCGCGCGAGTTTACCGACTCGATTATCGAGTGCTACCGCGACCTGCCCAAGCTGGTGTCGCACCTGCACCTGCCGATTCAAAGCGGTTCCGACCGCGTATTGAGCGCGATGAAGCGCGGCTACACCGCCTTGGAATACAAATCCATCATCCGCAAACTGCGCGCCATCCGCCCCGACTTGTGCCTGAGCAGCGACTTCATCGTCGGCTTCCCCGGCGAAACCGAGCGCGAGTTCGAGCAAACCCTGAAGCTGGTGAAAGACATCGCCTTCGATTTGAGCTTCGTCTTCATTTACAGCCCGCGCCCCGGCACACCCGCCGCCAACCTGCCGGACGACACCCCGCACGCCGAAAAAGTGCGCCGCCTCGAAGCCCTGAACGAAGTCATCGAAGCCGAAACCGCCCGCATCAACCAAACCATGATAGGTACCGTACAACGCTGTCTGGTCGAAGGCATCTCCAAAAAAGACCCCGACCAGCTCCAAGCCCGTACCGCCAACAACCGCGTGGTCAACTTCACCGGCACGCCCGATATGATCAACCAAATGATCGATTTGGAAATCACCGAAGCCTACACCTTCTCCCTGCGCGGCAAACCGGTCGAAGCGTAA
- the hemL gene encoding glutamate-1-semialdehyde 2,1-aminomutase, which produces MNRNEILFDRAKAIIPGGVNSPVRAFGSVGGVPRFIKKAEGAYVWDENGTRYTDYVGSWGPAIVGHAHPEVIEAVREAALGGLSFGAPTEGEIVIAEEIAKIMPSVERLRLVSSGTEATMTAIRLARGFTGRDKIIKFEGCYHGHSDSLLVKAGSGLLTFGNPSSAGVPADFTKHTLVLEYNNTAQLEEAFARNGDEIACVILEPFVGNMNLVRPTEAFVKALRELTEKHGAVLIYDEVMTGFRVALGGAQSLHGITPDLTTMGKVIGGGMPLAAFGGRKDIMECISPLGGVYQAGTLSGNPIAVAAGLKTLEIIQREGFYENLTALTRRLADGLAAAAKAHGIEFTADSVGGMFGLYFAAHAPQNYGDMARSNIDAFKRFFHGMLDRNTAFGPSAYEAGFVSAAHTPELIDETIATAHQVFAEMAKYSGLK; this is translated from the coding sequence ATGAACCGTAACGAAATCCTGTTTGACCGCGCCAAAGCCATCATCCCCGGCGGCGTGAATTCCCCCGTCCGCGCATTCGGCAGCGTCGGCGGCGTGCCGCGCTTCATCAAAAAAGCCGAAGGCGCGTATGTTTGGGACGAAAACGGCACGCGCTACACCGATTACGTCGGTTCGTGGGGGCCTGCGATTGTCGGACACGCGCACCCCGAAGTCATCGAAGCCGTGCGCGAAGCCGCGTTGGGCGGTTTGTCGTTCGGTGCGCCCACTGAAGGCGAAATCGTCATCGCCGAAGAAATCGCCAAAATCATGCCGTCCGTCGAAAGGCTGCGCCTCGTCAGCTCCGGCACCGAAGCGACCATGACCGCCATCCGCCTCGCACGTGGCTTCACCGGACGCGACAAAATCATCAAGTTCGAAGGCTGCTACCACGGCCATTCCGACAGCCTGCTCGTCAAAGCCGGCAGCGGCCTGCTCACCTTCGGCAACCCGTCTTCCGCAGGCGTTCCCGCCGACTTTACCAAACACACCTTAGTCCTCGAATACAACAACACCGCCCAACTCGAAGAAGCGTTCGCCCGCAACGGCGACGAAATCGCCTGCGTCATCCTCGAACCCTTCGTCGGCAATATGAACCTGGTCCGCCCGACCGAAGCCTTCGTCAAAGCCCTGCGCGAATTGACCGAAAAACACGGCGCCGTGTTGATTTACGACGAAGTGATGACCGGCTTCCGCGTCGCGCTCGGCGGCGCGCAGTCGCTGCACGGCATCACGCCCGACCTGACCACGATGGGCAAAGTCATTGGCGGCGGTATGCCGCTTGCCGCGTTCGGCGGACGCAAAGACATCATGGAATGTATTTCCCCACTGGGCGGCGTGTATCAGGCAGGCACTTTGTCGGGCAACCCGATTGCCGTCGCCGCCGGTTTGAAAACGCTTGAAATCATCCAGCGCGAAGGCTTCTACGAAAACCTGACCGCCTTGACCCGCCGCCTCGCCGACGGGCTTGCCGCCGCCGCCAAAGCGCACGGCATCGAGTTTACCGCCGACAGCGTGGGCGGTATGTTCGGCCTGTATTTCGCCGCCCATGCCCCGCAAAACTACGGCGACATGGCGCGTTCCAATATCGATGCCTTCAAACGCTTCTTCCACGGCATGCTCGACCGCAACACCGCCTTCGGCCCGTCCGCCTATGAAGCAGGCTTCGTCTCCGCCGCGCACACGCCCGAGCTGATTGACGAAACCATCGCCACCGCGCATCAAGTGTTCGCGGAAATGGCGAAATATAGTGGATTAAAATAA
- the waaA gene encoding lipid IV(A) 3-deoxy-D-manno-octulosonic acid transferase, with the protein MNRWFYTQLWRIAPPLIRHYLKKRAVKSPAYLYHWGERFGEPFDRPVQHPIWVHAVSVGETRAAQPLVEALRRHFPDAPLLMTQMTPTGRAAAKELFPDAQCRYLPYDKPEWVAQFLKEHRPLFGVLMETEIWPNLMHACADAHVPLFLANARLSEKSQRGYLKIRNLFEPALQTLSGCFAQTAEDAERLHLIGASNVHVCGNTKYDISPPERMRALAAAFRERIGTRPVAVCASTRFYKDQDEAALLLEAWKKYAGDALLVVVPRHPERFQTTFETAQALGYTVQKRSDNLPVSRQTQVWVGDSMGELFAYYLSSDVAFVGGSLVDSGCQNIIEPIACGIPTVFGFSTYNFAAACRSALEAQAAVQVQNADEWRTFVSACLENPSERSHFAQQAARFVAGHQGASRRMADEIAASVRHLTCKEA; encoded by the coding sequence ATGAATCGTTGGTTTTACACGCAATTATGGCGCATCGCGCCGCCGCTTATCCGCCACTATCTCAAAAAGCGCGCCGTCAAATCGCCTGCCTATCTCTACCATTGGGGCGAGCGTTTCGGCGAACCGTTTGACCGGCCTGTTCAGCATCCGATTTGGGTGCATGCCGTATCAGTCGGCGAAACCCGTGCCGCGCAGCCCTTGGTGGAGGCGCTGCGCCGCCATTTCCCCGACGCGCCGCTGCTCATGACCCAAATGACGCCGACTGGACGCGCCGCCGCGAAAGAACTGTTCCCCGACGCGCAATGCCGTTACCTGCCTTACGACAAACCCGAATGGGTCGCCCAATTCCTGAAGGAACACCGCCCCCTGTTCGGCGTACTGATGGAAACGGAAATCTGGCCCAACCTCATGCACGCCTGCGCCGACGCGCACGTCCCTTTGTTTCTCGCCAACGCCCGCCTGTCTGAAAAATCGCAGCGCGGCTATTTGAAAATCCGCAACCTGTTCGAGCCTGCGCTGCAAACCTTAAGCGGCTGTTTCGCGCAAACCGCCGAAGACGCGGAGCGGCTGCACTTGATCGGCGCGTCCAACGTCCATGTCTGTGGCAACACCAAATACGATATTTCCCCGCCCGAACGGATGCGCGCGCTGGCGGCAGCCTTCCGCGAACGCATAGGCACGCGCCCCGTCGCCGTCTGCGCCAGCACCCGTTTTTACAAAGACCAAGACGAAGCGGCGCTCTTGCTCGAAGCGTGGAAAAAATATGCCGGCGATGCCTTGCTGGTCGTCGTTCCGCGCCATCCGGAGCGTTTTCAGACGACCTTTGAAACGGCGCAGGCATTGGGTTATACCGTTCAAAAACGCAGCGACAACCTGCCGGTTTCCCGACAAACCCAAGTCTGGGTGGGCGACAGCATGGGCGAACTCTTTGCCTACTACCTCAGTTCGGATGTCGCCTTTGTCGGCGGCAGCCTCGTGGACAGCGGCTGTCAAAACATCATCGAGCCGATAGCCTGCGGCATTCCGACCGTGTTCGGCTTTTCCACCTACAACTTTGCCGCTGCCTGCCGCAGCGCGCTGGAAGCCCAAGCGGCGGTGCAGGTGCAGAATGCGGACGAATGGCGCACCTTCGTCTCAGCCTGTTTGGAAAATCCGAGCGAGCGCAGCCATTTCGCCCAACAGGCGGCACGCTTTGTCGCCGGCCATCAAGGCGCCAGCCGTCGGATGGCGGACGAAATCGCCGCGTCCGTGCGCCATCTGACGTGCAAAGAGGCTTAA
- a CDS encoding MFS transporter encodes MTHTQQKSPNLWLVTAAAAAILLITIGMRMTLGLFVRPVVDSTELSIQEFSLIIAVFQLMWGVSQPLSGALADRFGAFKVLGGGALLLVCACLMVPQMPTYWGLMLAIGLLFAFGTGAGGFSIIMGQVAAKVPPHKRGLASGLVNAGGSAGQFLFAPLVQGLLVLPAVGWTGTFYVWGGIALLILPISWWLAGGKNAVSTHHTSSENGQSLGQAVKAAFKDRSYILLHLGFFTCGFHIAFLVTHLPNEIALCGLPASVASTSIAIIGLANIAGCIFSGWCTGRFLGKYVLFGLYASRVAMVLIYLAAPRTDVNFYIFAAALGFTWLATVAPTAAITGKLFGTRYLATLFGLTMLSHQIGGFLGSYIGGIVIYRFNDYGWMWYADAVLAGTAALLNLPIREKKAA; translated from the coding sequence ATGACCCACACACAGCAAAAATCCCCCAACCTTTGGCTGGTGACCGCCGCTGCCGCCGCCATCCTGCTGATTACCATCGGCATGCGCATGACTTTGGGACTGTTTGTCCGCCCCGTTGTCGACTCTACCGAGCTGAGTATCCAAGAGTTCAGCCTGATTATTGCCGTTTTCCAGTTGATGTGGGGCGTGTCCCAGCCGCTTTCCGGCGCGCTTGCCGACCGCTTCGGCGCGTTTAAGGTTTTGGGCGGCGGCGCGTTGCTGTTGGTTTGTGCCTGCCTGATGGTGCCGCAGATGCCGACTTATTGGGGGCTGATGCTGGCAATCGGGCTGCTTTTTGCATTCGGAACGGGCGCGGGCGGTTTCTCCATCATCATGGGACAGGTCGCGGCGAAAGTGCCGCCGCACAAACGCGGTTTGGCTTCGGGGCTGGTCAACGCGGGCGGTTCGGCGGGGCAGTTTCTGTTTGCGCCGCTGGTGCAGGGTTTGCTGGTGTTGCCCGCCGTCGGCTGGACGGGGACGTTTTATGTTTGGGGCGGGATTGCGCTTTTGATCCTGCCGATTTCGTGGTGGCTGGCGGGCGGCAAAAACGCTGTCTCCACGCACCACACGTCGTCTGAAAACGGGCAATCGCTGGGGCAGGCAGTCAAAGCGGCGTTTAAAGACCGCAGCTACATCCTGCTGCACTTAGGCTTTTTTACCTGCGGTTTCCACATTGCGTTTTTGGTGACCCACCTGCCCAACGAAATCGCGCTCTGCGGCCTGCCCGCTTCGGTCGCTTCGACTTCGATTGCGATTATCGGTTTGGCGAACATCGCGGGCTGCATTTTTTCGGGCTGGTGTACGGGGCGGTTTTTGGGCAAATACGTTTTGTTCGGACTCTACGCCTCGCGCGTGGCGATGGTGCTGATATACCTTGCCGCACCGAGAACCGACGTCAATTTCTACATTTTCGCCGCCGCGCTGGGCTTCACTTGGCTCGCCACCGTCGCCCCAACTGCCGCGATTACGGGCAAACTGTTCGGCACGCGCTATCTGGCGACGCTGTTCGGACTGACGATGTTGAGCCACCAAATCGGCGGCTTTTTAGGCTCGTATATCGGCGGCATCGTGATTTACCGGTTCAACGATTACGGCTGGATGTGGTATGCCGACGCGGTGTTGGCGGGGACGGCGGCTTTGCTGAACCTGCCGATACGCGAAAAGAAAGCGGCGTAA